The proteins below are encoded in one region of Legionella antarctica:
- the edd gene encoding phosphogluconate dehydratase, translating to MHPVVAQVTDNISNRSKENRLLYLEHLAKARVKGPQRGSLHCGNLAHGFAACTKQDKLNLRGEVKANIAIISAYNEMLSAHQPYLAFPELIKEAIYKAGGVAQFAAGVPAMCDGITQGQPGMELSLLSRDVIAMSVAIGLSHNMFDGGLMLGICDKIVPGLLMAALSFGHLPFIFVPAGPMPSGISNQEKARVRQLYAEGKVDKNALLDVEAASYHSAGTCTFYGTANSNQLIIEIMGLQLPGSSFINPNTSLRDELTKAAARQVLSLTDLTSGYMPIGQMIEAKSIVNGIVGLLASGGSTNHTMHLIAIAARAGYSVNWDDFSQLSAVTPLITKIYPNGQADINYFQRAGGMAYFIRTLLEAGLLHQDVNTVMGFGLDKYTQQPLLDNNNLVWVEGPVASSNPDVLTSVLTPFKQQGGLQVLSGNIGRAVIKTSGLAAGKDVIEAPAVVCASQTEFEQMFQAGLLDKNCVVVVRFQGPKACGMPELHQLTPKIGVLMDRGYQVALVTDGRMSGASGKIPAAIHVTPEALDGGLIAKIEQDDMILIDSVRGILQVLVSEDELAKRNCATIQSVVHGYGMGRELFSSLRTHFSGAEQGACSLFMGKESYYDGL from the coding sequence ATGCACCCAGTTGTAGCCCAGGTTACAGATAATATCAGTAACCGCAGTAAGGAAAACAGATTATTATATTTAGAACATCTTGCGAAAGCGCGAGTGAAAGGCCCTCAGCGGGGTAGTCTTCATTGCGGTAATCTGGCTCATGGATTTGCAGCGTGTACCAAACAGGATAAACTCAATTTACGTGGTGAAGTCAAAGCAAATATCGCTATTATTTCTGCTTATAACGAGATGTTATCAGCACATCAACCTTATCTCGCCTTTCCGGAGTTGATCAAAGAAGCAATATATAAAGCTGGAGGTGTTGCCCAATTTGCTGCTGGTGTTCCAGCTATGTGCGATGGTATTACTCAGGGTCAACCTGGGATGGAGTTAAGTTTATTAAGTCGTGATGTCATTGCTATGTCAGTGGCTATTGGTTTGTCTCATAATATGTTTGATGGCGGCTTGATGCTTGGTATTTGTGATAAAATCGTTCCCGGTTTACTAATGGCGGCACTGAGTTTTGGCCATTTGCCCTTCATTTTTGTTCCAGCAGGTCCTATGCCTTCAGGCATATCCAATCAAGAAAAAGCTCGAGTTCGTCAATTGTATGCCGAAGGTAAAGTTGATAAAAACGCATTATTAGATGTAGAGGCTGCATCGTATCACTCTGCAGGAACTTGTACCTTTTATGGTACAGCAAATTCAAATCAATTAATAATTGAAATCATGGGATTACAATTACCAGGTTCTTCCTTTATTAATCCCAATACCTCCCTTCGGGATGAGTTAACCAAAGCTGCCGCACGCCAGGTTCTTTCTTTAACTGATTTAACCAGCGGTTATATGCCAATTGGTCAGATGATTGAGGCAAAAAGTATTGTGAACGGTATTGTTGGTCTCCTGGCGTCAGGAGGATCAACCAATCACACGATGCATCTTATCGCTATAGCAGCCAGAGCCGGATACTCTGTTAATTGGGATGATTTCTCCCAATTATCAGCAGTAACCCCGTTGATTACTAAAATTTATCCCAATGGACAGGCTGATATTAACTATTTCCAAAGAGCTGGCGGTATGGCCTATTTTATTCGAACCCTATTGGAAGCAGGATTATTACATCAGGATGTGAATACTGTTATGGGCTTTGGTTTGGATAAATACACGCAGCAACCCCTGTTAGATAATAATAACCTGGTCTGGGTTGAGGGGCCTGTTGCCTCTAGTAATCCAGATGTTTTAACCTCAGTTTTGACCCCCTTTAAACAGCAGGGGGGATTGCAAGTATTAAGCGGTAATATTGGTCGAGCGGTAATTAAAACTTCTGGACTTGCTGCGGGCAAAGATGTGATTGAAGCACCAGCCGTTGTCTGTGCCAGCCAGACTGAGTTTGAACAGATGTTCCAAGCGGGATTGCTGGATAAGAATTGTGTTGTTGTTGTTCGTTTTCAGGGACCGAAGGCCTGTGGTATGCCCGAGCTTCATCAATTAACCCCCAAAATTGGGGTGCTTATGGACAGAGGATATCAAGTTGCTTTGGTAACGGATGGTCGCATGTCTGGCGCATCAGGAAAAATTCCTGCTGCAATTCATGTTACCCCAGAAGCATTAGATGGTGGTTTAATTGCCAAAATTGAACAAGACGATATGATTTTAATAGACAGTGTTCGAGGCATTCTACAGGTTTTAGTTTCCGAGGATGAATTGGCAAAACGTAACTGTGCAACAATTCAGAGTGTGGTCCATGGGTATGGAATGGGGCGTGAACTTTTTAGTAGTTTAAGAACTCACTTCAGTGGGGCAGAACAGGGCGCATGTAGTTTATTTATGGGGAAAGAGTCTTATTATGATGGATTATAA
- the glk gene encoding glucokinase — MMDYKMPHYAIVADIGGTFARFSRVNLDNLHLDKIEIYPCSEFISLESVLMTYQTQHLLQDVRQVAIAIACPVINDVVCMTNCHWRFSIQALQHRLGLSKLAVINDFTAIAMSLPALENHEVIQIGNGHADVSKTKVVLGAGTGLGVAYLLPEKQGYKSYAGEGGHADWGAKTEQEWFIYSYLKTTYDHISHERLLSGQGLENLYQAIAAFHKKGVDPLSAAQIISLAKQQCPIAQASIGQFFASLGAYAGDLALTLGAFGGIYIAGGIVPRLLSLIQQSDFRARFESKGRFSDFNRLIPTYVVTAKQPGILGAAVYLKQSLVGEFDVVS; from the coding sequence ATGATGGATTATAAGATGCCGCACTATGCCATTGTCGCTGACATTGGAGGAACTTTTGCTCGTTTTAGTCGTGTGAACCTGGACAATTTACACTTGGATAAAATTGAAATTTATCCCTGCTCGGAGTTTATTAGTCTTGAATCTGTTTTAATGACCTATCAAACGCAGCATTTGTTGCAAGATGTCAGACAAGTTGCCATTGCTATCGCTTGTCCTGTGATTAATGATGTTGTTTGTATGACTAACTGCCACTGGCGTTTTTCTATTCAAGCGTTACAGCATCGCCTTGGCTTATCTAAATTAGCAGTTATTAATGACTTTACAGCAATTGCCATGAGTCTGCCTGCTTTGGAAAATCATGAAGTGATTCAAATAGGAAATGGACACGCAGATGTAAGTAAAACCAAGGTTGTTTTAGGTGCTGGAACTGGTTTGGGTGTGGCTTATCTCCTTCCGGAAAAGCAAGGTTACAAATCTTATGCGGGAGAAGGGGGGCATGCAGATTGGGGCGCGAAAACAGAACAAGAGTGGTTTATTTATTCTTATTTAAAAACTACATACGATCATATCTCCCATGAAAGGCTACTCTCAGGGCAGGGATTAGAAAATTTATATCAGGCAATAGCGGCCTTTCACAAGAAGGGAGTAGACCCATTATCCGCAGCACAGATTATTTCTTTAGCAAAGCAACAATGCCCTATTGCCCAAGCCAGCATAGGACAATTTTTTGCAAGTTTAGGGGCTTATGCAGGTGATTTAGCGTTAACCTTAGGCGCATTTGGAGGTATTTATATTGCTGGGGGCATTGTGCCACGCTTACTTTCTCTTATTCAACAAAGTGATTTTAGAGCTCGATTTGAGAGTAAAGGACGTTTTAGTGATTTTAATAGATTGATTCCAACTTATGTCGTTACAGCAAAGCAGCCTGGAATACTAGGTGCTGCGGTATATTTAAAACAATCCTTGGTGGGAGAATTTGATGTCGTTTCCTGA
- a CDS encoding bifunctional 4-hydroxy-2-oxoglutarate aldolase/2-dehydro-3-deoxy-phosphogluconate aldolase encodes MSFPDWSLQPATVFSTSPVIPVIVIKDLAHTIPLATALLAGGINVLEVTLRTAIALDAVKLLTRTFPQALVGVGTVSTPDQLQQAIDVGAKFAISPGQTNALLKAGLEGDIPLIPGIASVSELMAGLSLGYTHFKFFPAAAAGGVQMLRAMYGPFPQARFCPTGGINEENYRDYLALPNVSCVGGSWIVPDEALNKENWPLISTLSQSVQKELPNIR; translated from the coding sequence ATGTCGTTTCCTGATTGGAGCTTGCAACCTGCGACAGTTTTTTCTACTTCGCCTGTAATACCAGTTATTGTGATAAAGGATTTGGCGCATACCATACCCTTAGCTACAGCTCTATTGGCTGGTGGAATCAACGTTCTTGAAGTAACTCTGAGAACAGCTATAGCTTTAGATGCTGTAAAATTACTTACTCGAACATTTCCTCAAGCATTAGTTGGGGTGGGTACCGTGTCAACTCCTGACCAATTACAACAGGCTATTGATGTTGGGGCAAAATTTGCAATTAGTCCTGGCCAAACTAATGCTTTATTAAAAGCAGGACTTGAAGGAGACATTCCTCTGATCCCAGGAATAGCCAGCGTTTCAGAGTTGATGGCGGGTTTGAGTTTAGGTTATACCCATTTTAAATTTTTTCCGGCTGCAGCAGCTGGTGGAGTGCAGATGTTAAGGGCAATGTACGGCCCTTTTCCCCAAGCAAGATTTTGTCCAACTGGCGGTATTAATGAAGAAAATTATAGGGATTATTTAGCATTACCAAATGTATCTTGTGTTGGGGGATCATGGATAGTTCCTGATGAAGCACTAAATAAAGAAAATTGGCCATTAATCTCAACATTAAGTCAGTCGGTACAAAAAGAATTACCCAATATTCGGTAG
- a CDS encoding IS1595 family transposase, translated as MNIYPKNVVELMDLFPTEEACLEYLSLIRWPDGYVCMRCDGKDVCKMSSGLYRCQTCRYAGSVISGTLFQDTHKPLRLWFQAIWYVVSQKNGVSALGLQKALGLGSYHTAWEWLHKLRRAMVRPGRDKLSGIVEVNETMIGGEHAGTRGRGAGGKTLVLIAAEDTGGGIGRIRLSTISDASGGVLTDTIQKMVSLGSTIRTDGWSGYSGLSSNGYTHLSISNNNVKETDAIQIAHRVASLLKRWLVGTHHGAINHKNLPYYLDEFTFRFNRRTSTSRGKLFLRLIQQALEIDPVPAKSLNTICSG; from the coding sequence ATGAATATCTACCCCAAAAATGTGGTTGAACTGATGGATCTTTTTCCAACTGAAGAAGCTTGTTTAGAATATTTAAGCCTTATTCGTTGGCCTGATGGCTATGTGTGCATGCGTTGCGATGGAAAGGATGTTTGTAAAATGAGCAGCGGGTTATACCGTTGCCAAACGTGTCGGTATGCCGGATCAGTCATTTCTGGAACGCTTTTTCAAGATACACACAAACCTCTTCGGCTATGGTTTCAAGCCATCTGGTATGTAGTGAGCCAAAAAAACGGCGTTAGTGCACTTGGGCTGCAGAAGGCACTTGGACTGGGTAGTTATCACACGGCTTGGGAGTGGTTACATAAACTTCGTAGAGCTATGGTGCGGCCTGGTCGTGATAAGTTGAGTGGTATTGTTGAAGTAAATGAAACCATGATTGGTGGCGAGCACGCAGGCACACGGGGTCGTGGTGCGGGCGGTAAAACATTAGTGTTGATAGCAGCAGAAGACACAGGCGGTGGCATTGGACGCATTAGGCTTTCTACTATCAGTGATGCATCCGGTGGCGTATTGACCGACACTATTCAGAAAATGGTTTCACTAGGCAGTACAATCCGAACAGATGGCTGGAGTGGATACAGTGGTTTGAGCAGTAACGGGTATACACATTTGTCGATTAGTAATAATAACGTGAAAGAGACCGATGCAATTCAGATTGCTCATCGTGTTGCGTCGTTACTTAAACGCTGGTTGGTTGGCACACACCATGGTGCTATTAACCACAAGAATTTACCCTACTACCTTGATGAATTTACGTTTCGATTTAATCGAAGGACATCCACATCAAGAGGTAAGCTTTTTTTGCGATTAATACAGCAGGCGCTTGAAATTGATCCAGTGCCAGCAAAATCGCTAAACACTATATGTAGTGGTTAG
- a CDS encoding transposase — MSKKRAYYTAAKKAKITLAAIEGKLTQAQITSEYGVHATQVKTWKQSAIKAINDLFSGANEKEAKSQEQLVEALYQEIGRLQAQLSWLKKKHEL, encoded by the coding sequence ATGTCTAAAAAGCGAGCTTATTATACGGCGGCCAAGAAGGCAAAAATAACGCTAGCTGCGATTGAGGGGAAACTCACACAAGCGCAAATTACCAGTGAATACGGTGTTCACGCAACGCAGGTAAAAACTTGGAAGCAATCGGCCATCAAAGCCATTAACGATTTATTCTCTGGGGCTAATGAAAAAGAAGCCAAGTCCCAAGAGCAGCTTGTTGAGGCATTATATCAAGAAATTGGTCGACTTCAAGCGCAGCTATCTTGGCTAAAAAAAAAGCATGAACTTTAG
- a CDS encoding IS3 family transposase, whose protein sequence is MNFSLDEKRVMIDPLAELTIREQCLLLDLPVSSYYYSAKPISVEDEALMALLDEHYLQYPCEGKIKRARWLSKEVGYPVGKRRVKKLMEMMGLSTVYPKPNTSVPNKEHEVFPYLLKEVDITKPNQVWAADITYIRMKGKHVYLVAIMDWYSRYVIGWAISPTMEAEFCIEALRNALLHSRCEIFNTDQGSQFTSKDWINTLKSHHISISMDGRGRYLDNIFIERLWRSVKQEKIYRYDFDTIEEVELALTEYFEYYNNRRLHQSFNYLTPAEVYYGRKRP, encoded by the coding sequence ATGAACTTTAGTCTGGATGAAAAGCGCGTCATGATTGATCCTCTTGCCGAGCTCACCATTCGTGAACAATGCTTGCTATTAGACTTGCCTGTTTCAAGTTATTATTATAGTGCCAAGCCCATTTCTGTCGAAGATGAAGCGCTTATGGCGCTACTTGATGAGCACTATCTGCAGTATCCATGTGAAGGTAAAATTAAGCGGGCAAGATGGCTGTCAAAAGAAGTAGGCTATCCTGTTGGTAAACGTCGAGTAAAAAAGTTGATGGAAATGATGGGGTTATCGACTGTTTACCCAAAGCCAAATACAAGCGTTCCCAATAAGGAGCATGAGGTGTTCCCTTATTTATTAAAAGAGGTGGATATCACCAAACCAAATCAGGTTTGGGCCGCAGATATCACCTACATCCGCATGAAAGGAAAGCATGTGTATTTAGTAGCTATTATGGACTGGTATAGTCGTTATGTGATTGGATGGGCTATTTCACCTACTATGGAGGCTGAATTTTGTATTGAGGCGCTTAGAAACGCTTTGCTGCATTCGCGTTGTGAGATCTTTAACACGGATCAGGGTTCTCAATTTACCTCAAAAGATTGGATAAATACGCTAAAATCTCACCACATTTCTATCAGCATGGATGGGCGAGGACGTTATTTAGATAATATATTTATCGAGCGATTGTGGCGTAGTGTTAAGCAAGAAAAAATCTACCGGTATGATTTTGATACAATTGAAGAGGTTGAGCTGGCCTTAACGGAGTATTTTGAGTATTATAATAACCGAAGGCTTCACCAGTCCTTTAATTATTTAACGCCCGCAGAGGTGTATTATGGCCGGAAAAGACCATAA
- a CDS encoding glycoside hydrolase family 15 protein, with amino-acid sequence MIFMVSQATSSVFNHKDVTLLKQQFFANVLSNGAIVASPSKQNPNYYYDWIRDSAIAMRLVEAWYESTQSIHYKNSLSHYVSWTEQIQHQNNPLPGQDILGEPKFYVDGYPFDGAWGRPQNDGPALRASVLIRFAHQLLDHHEDDYVHNHLYNGDMNPNTMGAIKMDLEYTAHHWQDENYDLWEEVFGHHFFTAMAQAKALTEGAILARRLNDHKAAVFYITQADLINNRLKQHIDPIHNLIQATLPPHAGPQKTLELDSSVILGILINQQADGLFSPQNILVKNTVNALHQQFNLMFPINKNNPGAILFGRYPGDTYDGYRNDGLGNPWFILTATMAEYYFTVAEKLALTTENKPLIMKYLYLGDNYLKLIKKYAPKMHLSEQINLNTGIQQGAASLTWSYVSLLQAIDIREKLEKKLGYQEQHQGRGTRKN; translated from the coding sequence ATGATTTTTATGGTATCGCAAGCAACGAGTTCGGTGTTCAATCATAAAGACGTGACTCTTTTAAAACAACAATTTTTTGCCAATGTTCTCTCTAATGGAGCCATAGTCGCCTCTCCTTCAAAACAAAATCCTAATTATTATTATGACTGGATACGTGATTCAGCCATAGCGATGAGATTAGTAGAAGCCTGGTATGAATCCACCCAATCAATTCACTATAAAAATAGTTTGTCTCATTATGTCTCCTGGACAGAACAGATCCAACATCAAAATAATCCTCTTCCAGGACAGGATATTTTGGGGGAACCTAAGTTTTATGTCGATGGATATCCATTTGATGGAGCATGGGGCAGACCTCAAAATGATGGGCCAGCTCTGCGTGCTTCGGTGTTAATTCGCTTTGCTCATCAACTATTAGACCATCATGAGGATGATTACGTTCACAACCATCTTTATAACGGTGATATGAACCCCAACACTATGGGTGCCATAAAAATGGATTTGGAATATACAGCACACCATTGGCAAGATGAAAATTACGATCTTTGGGAAGAAGTATTTGGCCATCACTTTTTTACCGCGATGGCCCAAGCGAAGGCATTAACTGAGGGGGCAATTCTTGCACGTCGTCTTAATGATCATAAAGCCGCTGTTTTTTATATAACTCAAGCGGACTTGATTAATAACCGATTAAAACAGCATATTGATCCCATTCATAATTTGATCCAAGCAACTTTACCCCCTCATGCGGGTCCACAAAAAACATTGGAGCTTGACTCATCAGTCATCTTGGGAATATTGATTAATCAACAAGCCGATGGCCTCTTTTCACCTCAAAATATCTTGGTTAAAAATACAGTGAACGCCTTACATCAACAGTTCAATTTAATGTTTCCTATTAATAAAAATAACCCCGGTGCAATCTTGTTTGGTCGTTATCCAGGGGATACCTATGATGGATATCGCAATGATGGTTTGGGTAATCCCTGGTTTATCTTAACTGCAACTATGGCTGAATATTATTTCACAGTAGCTGAAAAATTAGCCTTAACTACAGAAAATAAGCCTCTTATAATGAAATACCTGTACTTGGGTGATAATTATCTGAAACTCATTAAAAAATATGCTCCTAAAATGCATTTAAGCGAGCAGATTAATTTAAACACAGGCATCCAGCAGGGTGCAGCATCACTAACATGGAGTTATGTATCTTTGTTGCAAGCAATAGATATAAGAGAGAAGCTGGAAAAGAAATTGGGTTACCAAGAACAGCATCAAGGCAGGGGTACACGGAAAAATTAA
- the hemH gene encoding ferrochelatase: protein MKRGLLLINLGTPNSTDVSDVRLFLREFLSDKRVIDIPALMRYLLVYTLIVPFRSKKSAHAYKAIWTEEGSPLLVHSKNLVRHLQEAIGAEYKIVLGMRYGNPSLASAIHDLKDCESITILPLYPQYSSAATGSSIDEVMRIIAAQEVIPSLHIIRDFYHFPAYISSQAQIIKTHLNEHDHLLFSYHGIPERQIQKAGCEKVCSSICPPISEHNQGCYKAQCHQTSLLLATELKLSSNQYSTSFQSRLGKTPWIKPYTEEVLTELATKGIKRLIISCPSFVADCLETLEEIGIRAREQWEKLGGEQLTMIPCLNAHPLWVKAITTIIKE, encoded by the coding sequence ATGAAACGCGGTTTATTACTCATTAACCTTGGCACTCCTAATAGCACGGATGTGTCTGATGTACGCCTTTTTTTGCGCGAATTCCTTAGCGACAAACGAGTTATCGATATCCCGGCCCTCATGCGCTACTTATTGGTTTATACCTTGATTGTACCCTTTAGATCAAAAAAATCGGCTCATGCATATAAGGCGATATGGACTGAGGAAGGCTCTCCCTTATTAGTCCATAGTAAAAATTTGGTGAGGCATCTTCAAGAGGCTATTGGTGCAGAATATAAAATTGTCTTGGGCATGCGTTATGGGAATCCCTCTTTAGCCAGTGCTATTCATGATTTAAAAGATTGTGAATCCATTACTATTCTTCCTCTATATCCACAATATTCTTCAGCAGCTACTGGCTCCTCAATAGACGAAGTAATGCGGATAATAGCTGCTCAAGAGGTTATTCCTTCTCTTCATATCATTAGAGATTTCTACCACTTTCCAGCTTATATCTCCTCACAAGCACAAATTATAAAAACGCATCTTAATGAACACGATCATCTTTTATTTAGTTATCATGGAATACCAGAGCGCCAAATCCAAAAAGCAGGATGTGAGAAGGTATGCTCATCAATATGCCCACCAATATCTGAGCATAATCAAGGCTGCTATAAAGCACAATGCCACCAAACCTCCTTATTATTGGCGACCGAATTAAAATTGAGTTCTAACCAATACAGTACTTCATTTCAATCCAGACTTGGTAAAACACCGTGGATAAAGCCCTACACCGAAGAAGTGCTTACTGAACTGGCCACAAAGGGAATTAAGAGACTGATCATTTCATGTCCATCCTTTGTTGCCGACTGTCTAGAAACCCTGGAAGAAATCGGAATACGCGCCAGAGAGCAATGGGAAAAGCTTGGTGGGGAACAACTCACCATGATTCCTTGTTTAAATGCTCACCCATTGTGGGTAAAAGCAATTACAACCATTATTAAAGAATGA
- a CDS encoding cold-shock protein, which produces MATGEVKWFNNAKGWGFIIPEGGGEDIFVHFSSIHGTGYKTLTPGQAVTYDVENGERGLHASNVVSLTEVAEAETA; this is translated from the coding sequence ATGGCTACAGGCGAAGTCAAATGGTTTAACAACGCCAAAGGTTGGGGGTTTATCATTCCAGAGGGTGGTGGTGAAGATATTTTTGTTCACTTCTCATCCATTCACGGCACTGGGTACAAAACACTAACTCCAGGGCAAGCGGTCACTTATGATGTGGAAAATGGCGAAAGAGGACTTCATGCCTCTAACGTAGTTTCTCTTACCGAGGTCGCCGAAGCGGAAACGGCTTAA
- a CDS encoding HIT domain-containing protein, whose protein sequence is MFCIDERIQSTCFSLGDWPLSRVLLKNEGCYPWFILVPRKENIQELYQLDKPDRHRLIEEISHLSLLVNTYFKPDKLNIGALGNVVPQLHVHVVARFKHDDLWPQGLWQKSLQTTPYDKKIDDLLPILRDLVLSKEPDIKLRQA, encoded by the coding sequence TTGTTTTGTATTGATGAACGAATTCAATCCACGTGTTTTTCTCTTGGTGATTGGCCTTTGTCCCGAGTTTTGCTAAAGAATGAGGGCTGTTATCCTTGGTTTATACTGGTTCCCAGAAAGGAGAACATTCAGGAACTATATCAGCTGGATAAACCAGACAGACATAGGTTGATAGAAGAAATCAGTCATTTGTCTCTTTTGGTGAATACCTATTTTAAACCAGATAAGCTAAATATAGGGGCACTAGGTAATGTGGTTCCGCAATTGCATGTGCATGTGGTTGCGCGATTTAAACATGATGATTTATGGCCACAAGGGCTTTGGCAAAAGTCCCTGCAAACAACTCCATATGATAAAAAAATAGATGATTTACTACCGATTTTACGAGATTTAGTCCTATCTAAGGAGCCAGATATCAAGCTAAGACAGGCTTAG
- the icmT gene encoding IcmT/TraK family protein has translation MAGEFASTAHWRDSARSARFFIVDARAAFPIFLFLMHIRIWTGVLVIVSAIFFGIIEHYGFTVPVFLRWIRSFLAGSVKSSQPWWR, from the coding sequence ATGGCTGGAGAATTTGCCTCGACAGCGCATTGGCGTGATTCGGCTCGAAGTGCTCGCTTTTTTATCGTTGATGCTCGAGCTGCTTTTCCGATTTTTTTATTTTTAATGCACATAAGAATATGGACTGGAGTGTTGGTTATAGTGTCAGCTATATTTTTTGGCATTATTGAGCATTATGGCTTTACGGTGCCTGTCTTTTTACGTTGGATCAGAAGTTTTTTAGCAGGATCTGTCAAGTCTTCGCAACCGTGGTGGAGATAA
- a CDS encoding type IV secretion IcmS family protein, whose product MERDISKCMITIANNMNAKFYLNDRFVSFEEVFVDTGLLPAIAKRADQLCSLCLGYGLGATFDEAEGALLGIRVVFDEVTPNVLRLLCMTDVLNELIQGGPSKDYTPLDELMYD is encoded by the coding sequence ATGGAACGAGATATAAGTAAATGCATGATAACAATTGCAAACAATATGAATGCCAAATTTTATCTCAATGATAGATTTGTTAGTTTTGAAGAGGTTTTCGTAGATACAGGATTGTTGCCTGCTATAGCGAAACGAGCCGATCAATTGTGTTCCTTGTGCCTGGGTTATGGATTAGGGGCAACATTCGATGAAGCTGAGGGGGCATTATTAGGTATACGAGTTGTATTTGATGAGGTAACTCCAAATGTTTTGCGCTTATTGTGTATGACTGATGTTTTGAATGAATTAATTCAGGGTGGTCCCAGTAAAGATTATACTCCCCTGGATGAATTAATGTATGACTAG
- the icmQ gene encoding Dot/Icm secretion system protein IcmQ, with amino-acid sequence MKDQLSDEQNEAILKALNDAIEQGPWEKSTFLKVIGKNLIEIRDDFLKQLGASSKAQLKAESHLANRIALRSGQQEVFISLYSSDGSNMQSWERIVANLPRQMISRPIYADEEDVKAILKTKENKQNEAYVAIYINQLDILPLSQDKASVDKLGKVLLSLKDKSLNLDNISRFVHSSGVYRYASGRLNKN; translated from the coding sequence ATGAAAGATCAACTCTCTGATGAACAAAATGAGGCTATTTTAAAAGCATTAAACGATGCTATAGAACAAGGACCATGGGAGAAGTCAACTTTTCTAAAGGTAATTGGTAAGAATTTAATTGAAATACGTGATGATTTCTTAAAGCAATTAGGTGCCAGCAGTAAAGCCCAATTAAAGGCTGAGTCTCATTTGGCTAATCGAATTGCCTTAAGGAGCGGTCAGCAAGAAGTATTTATTTCCTTGTATTCATCAGATGGAAGTAATATGCAGTCCTGGGAGCGAATCGTTGCCAATTTGCCAAGACAAATGATTTCCCGACCCATTTATGCAGATGAAGAAGACGTAAAAGCAATATTGAAAACTAAAGAAAACAAACAAAATGAAGCTTATGTCGCCATCTATATCAATCAATTGGATATTCTGCCTCTCTCGCAGGATAAAGCCTCAGTAGATAAATTAGGTAAAGTGCTGCTAAGTTTAAAAGATAAATCGTTGAATTTGGATAATATCAGTCGTTTTGTGCATTCAAGCGGTGTTTATCGCTATGCCAGCGGACGGTTAAATAAAAACTGA